GGATGCCGTTCAGACTCAACGCTATCGCCAAGGACAAATACAAGGCTATTGCAGCCGCCTCCATTATTTCTCCGAGTGGATTGCCGATAATCAGCGACGCGGATTAGTCGAGAATATTACCCCCGCCCTGGGGGGCATCCCCTTTAATAAATCCCTCAACTTTATGAGCCAGCATCGCCAGAGCTACCCCCAGTTAAAGGCCCAAGCCAACTGGCAATGCATCCAGGCCGTGGAGACTCGGCTGCAGTCCTTGCCCTTGCACTATATTCCCCAAGCCCAAATCAGGAAGATTGAGTCGTCTCTACAGCCAGGAGATATTATTGCCGTAGCTACAGCAGTTCCAGGTTTAGATGTCACCCATACGGGCCTGGTTTACCAAACGCCTAATCAGGCCAAAGGACTTATTCATGCCTCTCCTGGCGGTAGCGTCCGTATTGCCCCGGATTTAGCCACCTACGTTGCCAATGTCGATCAATCCATTGGCATTATTGTGGCTCGCCCTCAAAATCCCCAGCAATAAATGAAATTAGGGTAAATCTCTGAAAGCGCTAGTGAGCGTGGGATTAGGTCTGTGATCCGAAAGGTTGTGATTTTCGAACGAGAGTGAGATTGTAAAAAAGTCCGCTCAATGTTCGCTATGTTACCTAAGAAATTTATCCCCCTGTTTTGTGCTGCGATCGCACTCGTCTTTTTTGCCAGTTGTTCCACCTCACCCCCCACAAGTACAGCCCCTAGCTCTACTCCTCAAGTCGAGACTGTCGCTGCAGCAGAACCCTTAACCGTCGCCCTCGCGATTCTTTCTCCTACAGAAGGCAATCAGGTCAATGGATCGGTTAAATTCCGGCAAACAGAGGATAAAGTCACCATTTCTGTAAACCTGAAAGGATTGCAGCCTGACTCAGTCCATGCTTGGCATATCCATGAGTTCGGCGATGCTTCTAGTCAAGATGGCAAAGCCATGGGCGGTCACTACAATCCAGAAGGAATGCCCCACGGACTCCCCAATAATCCTGAACGTCATGCAGGGGATTTAGGGAACCTCAAGGCCGATAGTCGAGGGGAAGTGATAAGAGAAATTAACGTCAATAACATCACTATCAATGGTCCCAAGAATCCTATCCTAGGACGGGGGATGATTATCCATGCTGAGACGGATGATGGTGGTCAACCCACAGGCAATGCTGGCAGCCGAATTGCCCAAGGTGTGATTGGCCTACCCAAAGCCTAACAGTGTCCCCTGTCTCCATTCAACAAAGCGATCCAACCCATCCAGCAGCCCTTCGCCTGATTCAGCAACTGGACGACTACCTGAACCGGATCTATCCACCGGAAAGTAATCACCTCATGCCTGCAGAAGCCCTCAGGCAACCTCATATCCAGTTTCTAACCGTGCAGAAAGGCGAAACGGTGGTTGGCTGTGGAGCTTTAGTCAATCATGGCGAGTATGGGGAAATCAAACGCTTCTTTATCCAACTTGAATTTCGAGGAATGCAGCTCGGCGTTCAACTGCTTCAGGTTCTGGAAACACGAGCTACTGCGCTGCACTTACCCTGCCTCCGCTTAGAAAGCGGAGTGTTTCAGCCTGAGGCGTTGGGGCTTTTTACCAAATTGGGCTATCACCGACGGGAACCCTTCGGCCAGTATCAGGCAAATCCCTACAGTGTGTTTATGGAGAAGTCTTTGTAGCGGTTCCATCTCCCTTCATGATCCCAAAGATTTTCTATCGAAAACCCCAGTAAGGTCCATTTTGGTTGTTTTTGTATCAAACGCTACAGTGGTTAACACCTTTTAACGTAAATACTGTATTACTCGTGACAGTGGACCTATCTATTAACTTATTTGAGAATTATAGGTGAAGGGGCTAGATCGAAACCAATTGATATAATGCCGACCCGCTATCAGCACTAAGGGCATAGAAGGCTATCTTTACAGCTCATACTTCTAGATGAGTTTTGGTTTTTGCGCGGGTTAAACACTTATTACGGAGAGGGGGAAGACGAATTTTTTACTTAAAAAAGTTCCTGGCTAATCACTCCCACCGATCCTTTTAGATGAGTGAAGTCATAATCTTTATTAAATTCTGAACTTGTTCCTTATTTAATAATGAATTGAAATTACAGATTGTCGCGAATTACACATTGAGGAATAAAAAAGTTTAGTGTACGGAATTCATGACAAACTCGATCGTTATAATTAGTCAAAGTGACTGATATAAAGTAATAATCAGAAAGCAGCCTTTATTAGAATCTACTTTCCTTGCTCTAAAGCGAAATAGTTATTGTTTACTACTGATTGAGCATTAAAACAAGGATTAAGTTCAAGGCTAATCATCCTACTAAACAACACTATGAGGGGGGAAAGTCATATGGATCATCAACCGAGCGAAAGTTCCGCCTCAAGCGAGCTCTTGATGTCACCCCAACAGTCTTTTCTAGAATTTTCTCCGTCTAAACAAATGCAAGAAATCCTTCAGCAATATGAACGGATGCTGGAGCAACAACAAACCCAAATCGAATATTTGAATTTTGAATTGCAATTATTGCAATCTGAAAGACCTTTGCCTTTTAAAGGCAATCAGATTTGGTTGAAATTCAAGACATTCATATCAAGTATCCACGGCAGTTCAAAGGTTCAACCACGTTTTTCTCTAAGCCAAATTCTATTTACGTATATCGGGAGTTTCTTGGGAATTGCAGCGTTGGCCTATCTAAGTACGGTGTCCGACTACCCTCTGATTGCGGCTCCCTTTGGCGCTGCTGCAGTGCTTGTATTTGCGGTGCCGAATAGCCCCCTAGCCCAACCCCGAAATTTAATTTTTGGCAATTTATTGGGGGCAATTGTCAGTGTGGTGATGGTTTATCTGTTTGGTTCTGAACCCTGGGTAATGGCGTTATCCGTGGCGACAGCCATTAAAGTGATGCAGTTAACCAAAACCCTCCACCCTCCTGGCGGCGCTGTGGCTTTAGTGGGGGTCATGAGCCAAGCAACCTGGAATTTTATACTCACACCTGTTGTCGCCGGATCAATTGTTTTACTCTTCTGCACGTTTGCGTTTAATAATCTAATGCCAGAACGGTCTTATCCTCGTCACTGGTTATAAAGCCTTTAGTGTTGAACATTATTTAGATCTCGGATAGGTATCGATTGGCACATCAATTAAGAAGAATAAGAAAAAGGGTTCGTGTTGATATTTTAGGGGTAGTGGTTACCAACGCTATTATTATGGCAACCCCTTCCTCCAATATAGAATTTGTCAAAAACATTACTCTGACCTTTGCAAATATTGTCATGTTCATCCTGATTTGGGATGCTTATTTTGACGATAAATTATCGAGAAAAAGCCCCTGGGGAATTATCAAAGATCTACTGACCGTCACAGCAGTCAGCACTATAACTACTTTTATTACCTATCAAATTCTGATCAAAAAAATCACGCCCATAATTATCTCCTGGGGGGATCTAGGATGGATAGTAGGAGGGGGGATTTCTGGTATTGCCACAACCATTTTGGGAGTAATATGGGCATTATACTGTGACGATCTTTATCGCAATTCTACTGCTTGAAGAGACAAAAAATCTCTAATAGATATATAGGAAAAGCAGCCATCTTACTGATTATTCCATTCAGCCTTGGTTGGCTCAAAAACAGTCTGAATTCAGATTAAACCTCTAGATATTGGGTTCCCCAATGGAGATCAGCACAGTCAAAAGATGAGGTTCAGCACTGCATATCCTCATCTACTTGCGTTCTCTTTACGCCCAGGATGGCATGAATTCTCTATACTTCTATAATGCAACCCCACATAATTGCCATCCAAAAAGGTGACCTTTTCATCTTGTCTGGCCCTGGGGAAAACCATTGTCCTGATTCTCGTCCTGCATGTTTCCATCTTGTTTACCCCCCGGAGTTGCTCACCTGACTGAAGACACCTCCATTGCGCTGGCGCAACAAATCCAGCAAGCAGCCATTACCACCCCCCTGCTTCCTGACCCGATCCTGACTACCTATGTGCAGCAAGGAGAAGGAGAGACTCCTGTCATGCTGCTGAATGGTTTCGATAGTTCTCTCTTAGAGTTTCGACGACTGATTCCCAAACTGGCACCCCACACAGAAACTTGGGCCTTGGATTTGCTAGGGTTTGGCTTTACGGAACGACCCGAGGGGGTTGAATTTAGCCCCACGGACATGAAGACTCACCTCTATAGCTTTTGGCAGCAGATGATTCAACGGCCCATGATCATTGCCGGGGCGTCGATGGGCGGGGCAACGGCCCTAGATTTTGCCCTGACTTACCCTGAAGCCGTCGAAAAATTGGTGCTGTTGGATAGTTCCGGCTATGCCCCCTCTCCCAAAGCCACCAAATTCATCATGCCGCCCTTTGATCGGTGGCTGACCAATTTTTTGCGTAGTCCTCGGGTCCGACGGTGGGTAAGTGTACAGGCCTATTGCGATCGCAGCTTCGTTACCCCCGATGCCGAATGCTGTGCATCTTTGCATCTAGAAGATCCAAGTTGGCACCGCGCCTTGGTTGGATTTACTAAAAGTGGTGGCTATAACTTCCTCTATGACACCATCAAAGACATTCCCCACCCCACCCTGATCCTCTGGGGGGAAGCGGACAAAATTATGGGGGTCAAAGATGCTGACAAGTTTGATCAAACCATTGCCAACAGTCAACTGATTTGGATTCCAGACTGCGGTCATGTCCCCCATTTAGAACAATCTCAACTGACCGCTGACTATATTTTGGAGTTCTTGGTAACGCCTGCAAATACCCCAATATATGCAGAGAAGGGAATTTGAGGGCCAATAGAGCACGAGCAGCTAGCTTGAGATCAGCTGTGATGATTGTCTTTGTTCTAGCCCCTGCTGCTGTCTTCTTTTCTCAAAATAGATGTTGACTGGATTCTGTTTATTCTCAGTTTCCAATTGGGCACTCAATTGATCTAGGACAGCAATTTGCTCATCAAATTGAGCACAAACCTCACGCATTCTGGCAACTGAACGCGCTCTCCTTTCAGGATCAGGAATTCTGGGTTGGTTGTTCATCATAGATTCCAATTTCTCTTGATTTCCTGATTACTGGCCTCTCCTGCATCTGTAATAGCCTGAGCTTGAGATATTGATCGGAGAAGTAAATCTAGCGTAGCAGAAGTAGCTGCTGGTTGAGATTCAGCAATCTGAAGCGAGAGCCGATAAAGCTTGACGTAATAAGAAGTTGCCCGTTCTCTCACATTTTGAAGTTCATCTAGCTCTGGTATGGTCGCTTCTGTCTCTCCAAATTGGGTAAAGATTACAAATGAAAATTTTGTCGCCTCATTAATAATTTTTAGTAATCGCTGCTGCAAGTTGAAGATGATATTTAGTGTTTCTGCTGATAAATCGGCCATTGGTTCTATTAGGTGAGTTGAAGCCTCAGTCAATCTTCCATGAGAAATAGATCTGTCAAAGTTTAGAACAATGGCAGGGGCTTCACATCAAAGTGCTACATCCTTAATCCAACTGTTCTTCCCCAATATCAGCAAGGGCCAAAGGCGCATCTCCAGGGGTACGGAGGTTTTCCACGAGAGCCTGAATCTCAGGGGGTGGGGGTGGGGTTAACCGAGATACCACCAGGGTAACCACTAGGTTAATCAACATCCCAACGGTGCCAATCCCTTCTGCCGAAACCCCAAAGAACCAAGGAGACATGTCATAGAATTTCACACCTAAAATATAGACGGTTGTGAATAATAGACCTGACACCATGCCTGCGATCGCACCTTCTCGATTCGTGCGTTTATCAAAAATCCCCAGCAAAATCACCGGAAAGAAGCTCGCCGCCGCTAAACCAAAAGCAAAGGCCACTACTTGAGCCACAAATCCTGGTGGATTGATTCCAAAATACCCGGCAATCAAAATGGCAAGCCCGACCATTATTCGGCCCACCATCACCCGCTCTCCTTCAGACGCATCTGGCTTGAGGAGCTTGTAATAAACATCATGGGCAATGGAGCTAGAAATCACAAGGAGCAAACCGGATGCCGTTGATAGAGCTGCCGCTAAGCCCCCCGCAGCCACCAACGCCACCACCCAAGGCGCAAGCTTGGCCACCTCTGGGGTGGACAGGACAATAATATCGGGGCTGATTTTGACATCGCTCGTCTCTTCCGTAGGCGTCCATTCGATAATGCCGTTGCCGTTTTTATCTTCTAGGGTCAGCAACTTGGTCGTTTGCCATTTTTGTACCCAATCCAACTGTTGCACCTCTGCAATCGGCTGATTATGCAAGGTCCCAATCAGGTTATAGCGAGCAAAAGATGCGATCGCAGGGGCAGAGGTATACAGCAAGGCAATAAATAGCAACGCCCAACCTGCAGAATAGCGAGCCGCCCGCACATTCGGCACCGTATAAAACCGGACAATCACGTGGGGAAGACCCGCCGTCCCCACCATCAAGGCAATCGTGATAAATAAAACATCCAGCATGGATTTGGAGGCAAAGGGTTGGGTATAAGCATCAAACCCCAAATCCATCTGTACCTGGTTGAGCTTATCCACCACATCTCCAAAAGTGAAAGCTAGTTGGGGTATGGGATTGCCCGTGAGTTGCCATGCGATCGCAACGGCGGGAATCAAGTAAGCCACAATCAACACAGTATATTGGGCCACTTGAGTCCAGGTAATCCCCTTCATCCCGCCCAAAATGGCAAAGAAACCAACAATTACCATGCCAATAATCACGCCAATATTGACATCCACCTGCAAAAATCGACTAAAGACAATACCGACGCCCCGCATTTGTCCCGCCACATAGGTGAGAGAAATAAAAATAGCTGCTACTACAGCCACAAGCCGAGCCACCGTGGAATAGTATCTATCGCCCACAAAATCAGGCACGGTATACTTGCCGAATTTGCGCAAATAGGGGGCCAACAGCAGGGCCAATAACACATAGCCCCCGGTCCATCCCATCAAATAAATCGAACCGTCATACCCCAAAGATGAAATAAGCCCCGCCATCCCCATAAAGGAAGCCGCCGACATCCAATCCGCTGCCGTTGCTGCACCATTAGCAATAGCAGGAACCCCCTGATCAGCGACAAAAAAGCCCTTGCTATCTTTCACCCGAGCCCGCCAGCCAATGTAGAGATACACCATAAAGGTGAGGATGACGAACATCGTTGTCCAAACTTCAACAGTCATAGGATCACTTCTGCTTAGGGTTAGCGTTGTACTGACGATCGAGCTTATCCATCTGTTTGGCATAGATAAAGATCAAAGCCACAAACACAAAGATGGAGCCCTGCTGAGCCATCCAAAATCCCAGGGGTAAATTCCCAATGGGAATTTTATTCAGAGGCTGAACCAGCAAAATGCTGAATACAAGAGAGACTAAGCCCCATACCAGCAACAAGGTGCGAATCAGGGCAGTATTTTGCCGCCAGTAGTTGGGCAAGCGGGGAGAGGTCATGGAAGGCACTCACAAAAAATTTACCCGCTAGTCTACTACTAGAGCTGTCCCCTATTGATGTAGCGATGGGGAACGTAACATTACCTATTACGTTTTTGACTTCAAACAAAAGCCTAATTTACTACGCCAATCCTCACAGAACAACGATCAGCTCAGTGCTTAGAAATATCAATTTATCTTAGTTGTTTCGCCTTCTCAACAGGACTCTTCTTCTTTCCTAAGAATGAGCCCAGCTACCGTGAGTAGCAAAAGTAACGATCCAAAAACAGATTGTAAACCCTATGAGACTCCATCCCACAGGGTTTACAGTCAACTTGACAATCGGGAGAGGTTAACGAAAACTCAACCAGTATCTCAGGCAGGTCTTCCCTAAACACAGGTTTGAATCTTTGATATTAAAGGTGCCTTAGCTTCTCAAGAAAGAACCGTAAAGAACGCTCGTTCCATATATTCTAATTCCAATGAAAGGCTTACTCCTCAAACCCATGGGTCTTTCTTAAAAAGAGAACGTTGCCCGAAGTAGCCCCTGAATGACATCGTTATTTCCACTTAAATTAAAGGGGTTTGAAATAAACATCACAGTTGGTGTCAGAGTAATATTGTCGTTAATCGAAAAGCGATAAAACGCTTCAAAGTTAGTTTGAGAAGGTTGACCATCACCAGCAACGACAAAGGGTTGACCTATAGCAACAGCTAGTAAAGAACCAGGTGCTCCTAAATCTCGGATGCCTAGTCCCCCCATCCACGTCAGAATATAGTTGCTAATGCCAGTATTTCCTATACCAGTACCGAATGCATTATTGGGATCAGGGTTAAATAGATCGCCTCGTTGTCCAGTGACTGTGTTAACTACGATCTGTGGATCAATCGAATAACCGATCCGACCAAAGATCCCAAATCGGCGGTTAAAAGTTGCCTCAACGTTAGCACCAAGGGCATTCTGTCGAACGTTATTTGTCTCTGAATGGGTATATTGCAATCGAACCGCAAAATTATTTTGAGCTTCCTCTCCCCAAGTATCGGCATACTCTAATTCAGCGGAAGCCTGATAAGGATCGCCAAATAATCCACCAGTACACGGAAAAGCAGGATCACATAAAGCGCTACCAGGATTTCGTCCGGCAATCTTTCCATCTCTAGCAATATAGAGAGCCCGGAAACTTACTGGTCCACCGTTAACATTCCAATCAACAGCCGCACCAGCACCACCCGGAACCCAGTTACCGGCAGAGAACCCAGTAGAGTTGGCAATAATTAAAGGGTTATTGATGAAAAATCCAGAGTTGAAATCCTGGGCAGAATTATTGGCATAACTATTGCTATCGATAAAATCGCTCGGGAATATGTTTGTCCCCACCGTAAGAGTTACATCCTGACCAATGGGTTTAAAGCTATACGCTAATCGACGCAAGACTACACCATTTCTAAGTCCGGCGTAGTCAACAGCCCCTAAGTCAACCAGTGAAACCCCAAGATTATTACCTGGTGAAGTACCACCCACAACACGTGGAACGGGAAACGGATTTGGATCCCCTCCTACGAATGGTCCAGGGTTGCCCAAGGGACCCCCGATTCCATTAGATACGGGAGAGTTAAGCCCTGCAGCTGAGAAAAAGTCTAACCCCCCATTCCCAAATTCGAACTGAGTTTGGAGCAAATCATCGCCGTAGAAACTGGTGTTAAAGTTAAGCCGAACTCGGGCAATTGCCGATGGCCGAGAGTCACTAATCGTAGTTAGATTCGTGGGTTGTAAAGGGTTCAGGGAATTGGTTGCGACTAGCCCAGGAGCATTCCCATTAGGGATTGCCCTTGGAACAGGAAATGTATTTTGAGCGTTACTGACAAAGTCACCAAATTGAGCGGCCATAACCACCTCACCCTGTAGTTTGGTGGTTGTTGAAAATTGCTGGGCTTCAACCGTTGCTACCCGTGCTTCCAATCCATCAACACGTCCTCTTAATGTGGCGAGTTCTGCAG
The genomic region above belongs to Acaryochloris sp. CCMEE 5410 and contains:
- a CDS encoding sodium:solute symporter family protein yields the protein MTVEVWTTMFVILTFMVYLYIGWRARVKDSKGFFVADQGVPAIANGAATAADWMSAASFMGMAGLISSLGYDGSIYLMGWTGGYVLLALLLAPYLRKFGKYTVPDFVGDRYYSTVARLVAVVAAIFISLTYVAGQMRGVGIVFSRFLQVDVNIGVIIGMVIVGFFAILGGMKGITWTQVAQYTVLIVAYLIPAVAIAWQLTGNPIPQLAFTFGDVVDKLNQVQMDLGFDAYTQPFASKSMLDVLFITIALMVGTAGLPHVIVRFYTVPNVRAARYSAGWALLFIALLYTSAPAIASFARYNLIGTLHNQPIAEVQQLDWVQKWQTTKLLTLEDKNGNGIIEWTPTEETSDVKISPDIIVLSTPEVAKLAPWVVALVAAGGLAAALSTASGLLLVISSSIAHDVYYKLLKPDASEGERVMVGRIMVGLAILIAGYFGINPPGFVAQVVAFAFGLAAASFFPVILLGIFDKRTNREGAIAGMVSGLLFTTVYILGVKFYDMSPWFFGVSAEGIGTVGMLINLVVTLVVSRLTPPPPPEIQALVENLRTPGDAPLALADIGEEQLD
- a CDS encoding HPP family protein codes for the protein MDHQPSESSASSELLMSPQQSFLEFSPSKQMQEILQQYERMLEQQQTQIEYLNFELQLLQSERPLPFKGNQIWLKFKTFISSIHGSSKVQPRFSLSQILFTYIGSFLGIAALAYLSTVSDYPLIAAPFGAAAVLVFAVPNSPLAQPRNLIFGNLLGAIVSVVMVYLFGSEPWVMALSVATAIKVMQLTKTLHPPGGAVALVGVMSQATWNFILTPVVAGSIVLLFCTFAFNNLMPERSYPRHWL
- a CDS encoding superoxide dismutase family protein; protein product: MFAMLPKKFIPLFCAAIALVFFASCSTSPPTSTAPSSTPQVETVAAAEPLTVALAILSPTEGNQVNGSVKFRQTEDKVTISVNLKGLQPDSVHAWHIHEFGDASSQDGKAMGGHYNPEGMPHGLPNNPERHAGDLGNLKADSRGEVIREINVNNITINGPKNPILGRGMIIHAETDDGGQPTGNAGSRIAQGVIGLPKA
- a CDS encoding N-acetylmuramoyl-L-alanine amidase-like domain-containing protein, which codes for MGVVSLSFDLPMASVRSQPIRSQPVSQTSSSQTATVQFPQADQNQLTQLLQQAPHLLQQPWPQLLQALAAKFEGAAYKGGLLDQSPKEELVLSLSQFDCVLFVETVLAIARTLTVEEPSPQVFRDAVQTQRYRQGQIQGYCSRLHYFSEWIADNQRRGLVENITPALGGIPFNKSLNFMSQHRQSYPQLKAQANWQCIQAVETRLQSLPLHYIPQAQIRKIESSLQPGDIIAVATAVPGLDVTHTGLVYQTPNQAKGLIHASPGGSVRIAPDLATYVANVDQSIGIIVARPQNPQQ
- a CDS encoding alpha/beta fold hydrolase, translated to MFPSCLPPGVAHLTEDTSIALAQQIQQAAITTPLLPDPILTTYVQQGEGETPVMLLNGFDSSLLEFRRLIPKLAPHTETWALDLLGFGFTERPEGVEFSPTDMKTHLYSFWQQMIQRPMIIAGASMGGATALDFALTYPEAVEKLVLLDSSGYAPSPKATKFIMPPFDRWLTNFLRSPRVRRWVSVQAYCDRSFVTPDAECCASLHLEDPSWHRALVGFTKSGGYNFLYDTIKDIPHPTLILWGEADKIMGVKDADKFDQTIANSQLIWIPDCGHVPHLEQSQLTADYILEFLVTPANTPIYAEKGI
- a CDS encoding GNAT family N-acetyltransferase, with the translated sequence MSPVSIQQSDPTHPAALRLIQQLDDYLNRIYPPESNHLMPAEALRQPHIQFLTVQKGETVVGCGALVNHGEYGEIKRFFIQLEFRGMQLGVQLLQVLETRATALHLPCLRLESGVFQPEALGLFTKLGYHRREPFGQYQANPYSVFMEKSL
- a CDS encoding DUF4212 domain-containing protein; amino-acid sequence: MTSPRLPNYWRQNTALIRTLLLVWGLVSLVFSILLVQPLNKIPIGNLPLGFWMAQQGSIFVFVALIFIYAKQMDKLDRQYNANPKQK
- a CDS encoding iron uptake porin, with protein sequence MQKNIHKKVYARTFFLGLAIAAGELSVTATPITPLNSGQQNSPIVAESGNFPKSKFSQPIQIANAEELTINELLGSGSNKAYQGDHSLHDLEDNSQAQVTAVGQLSDVDPTDWAFQAIQSLVERYGCVAGYPNGTFRPSRAISRREAAALVNACLDNLSNRFATKEDLDALKALQDEFAAELATLRGRVDGLEARVATVEAQQFSTTTKLQGEVVMAAQFGDFVSNAQNTFPVPRAIPNGNAPGLVATNSLNPLQPTNLTTISDSRPSAIARVRLNFNTSFYGDDLLQTQFEFGNGGLDFFSAAGLNSPVSNGIGGPLGNPGPFVGGDPNPFPVPRVVGGTSPGNNLGVSLVDLGAVDYAGLRNGVVLRRLAYSFKPIGQDVTLTVGTNIFPSDFIDSNSYANNSAQDFNSGFFINNPLIIANSTGFSAGNWVPGGAGAAVDWNVNGGPVSFRALYIARDGKIAGRNPGSALCDPAFPCTGGLFGDPYQASAELEYADTWGEEAQNNFAVRLQYTHSETNNVRQNALGANVEATFNRRFGIFGRIGYSIDPQIVVNTVTGQRGDLFNPDPNNAFGTGIGNTGISNYILTWMGGLGIRDLGAPGSLLAVAIGQPFVVAGDGQPSQTNFEAFYRFSINDNITLTPTVMFISNPFNLSGNNDVIQGLLRATFSF